Proteins from a single region of Nomia melanderi isolate GNS246 chromosome 9, iyNomMela1, whole genome shotgun sequence:
- the Dpm1 gene encoding dolichyl-phosphate mannosyltransferase subunit 1 isoform X2, protein MVEKEQTKKDIKELTKNDKYSILLPTYNEIENLPIIIWLIVKYMDESELDYEIIVIDDGSPDGTLDMAKQLQGNFIVIMDSDLSHHPKFIPKMVEQQRYLDLDIVSGTRYAHDGGVYGWDFKRKLISRGANFLTQILLRPGASDLTGSFRLYKKDVLEKLIKSCVSKGYVFQMEMIVRARQFKYTIGEVPISFVDRLYGESKLGGSEIFQFAKGLLYLFATT, encoded by the exons ATGGTAGAAAAAGAACAAactaaaaaagatataaaagagTTAACGAAAAATGATAAGTATTCAATTTTACTTCCGACGtacaatgaaattgaaaatttacctATAATTATTTGGCTTATCGTCAAATATATGGATGAGAG CGAACTTGATTATGAAATAATCGTAATCGACGATGGCTCTCCTGATGGAACATTGGATATGGCAAAACAGTTGCAAG GAAATTTCATTGTCATCATGGATTCTGACCTATCTCATcat CCTAAATTCATACCCAAAATGGTGGAACAACAGAGGTACCTTGATCTAGATATTGTTAGTGGTACAAGGTATGCTCATGATGGAGGAGTTTATGGTTGGgactttaaaagaaaattgataagCAGAGGTGCAAACTTCTTGACGCAAATCCTTCTAAGGCCGGGTGCCAGTGATCTTACAGGAAGTTTCAG ATTATATAAGAAAGACGTATTGGAGAAATTAATTAAGTCCTGTGTATCCAAAGGATATGTATTCCAAATGGAAATGATAGTCAGAGCTAGACAGTTCAAATATACCATAGGAGAAGTACCAATCTCATTTGTAGATCGTCTTTATGGTGAATCAAAATTGGGTGGTTCAGAAATCTTCCAATTTGCAAAAGGTCTCCTATATCTTTTTGCTACTACATAA
- the Dpm1 gene encoding dolichyl-phosphate mannosyltransferase subunit 1 isoform X1: MVEKEQTKKDIKELTKNDKYSILLPTYNEIENLPIIIWLIVKYMDESELDYEIIVIDDGSPDGTLDMAKQLQGLYGENKIILRPREKKLGLGTAYIHGIKHATGNFIVIMDSDLSHHPKFIPKMVEQQRYLDLDIVSGTRYAHDGGVYGWDFKRKLISRGANFLTQILLRPGASDLTGSFRLYKKDVLEKLIKSCVSKGYVFQMEMIVRARQFKYTIGEVPISFVDRLYGESKLGGSEIFQFAKGLLYLFATT, translated from the exons ATGGTAGAAAAAGAACAAactaaaaaagatataaaagagTTAACGAAAAATGATAAGTATTCAATTTTACTTCCGACGtacaatgaaattgaaaatttacctATAATTATTTGGCTTATCGTCAAATATATGGATGAGAG CGAACTTGATTATGAAATAATCGTAATCGACGATGGCTCTCCTGATGGAACATTGGATATGGCAAAACAGTTGCAAGGTTTGTatggtgaaaataaaataatattgagaCCAAGAGAGAAGAAGCTTGGACTTGGAACAGCTTATATTCATGGAATTAAACATGCCACAGGAAATTTCATTGTCATCATGGATTCTGACCTATCTCATcat CCTAAATTCATACCCAAAATGGTGGAACAACAGAGGTACCTTGATCTAGATATTGTTAGTGGTACAAGGTATGCTCATGATGGAGGAGTTTATGGTTGGgactttaaaagaaaattgataagCAGAGGTGCAAACTTCTTGACGCAAATCCTTCTAAGGCCGGGTGCCAGTGATCTTACAGGAAGTTTCAG ATTATATAAGAAAGACGTATTGGAGAAATTAATTAAGTCCTGTGTATCCAAAGGATATGTATTCCAAATGGAAATGATAGTCAGAGCTAGACAGTTCAAATATACCATAGGAGAAGTACCAATCTCATTTGTAGATCGTCTTTATGGTGAATCAAAATTGGGTGGTTCAGAAATCTTCCAATTTGCAAAAGGTCTCCTATATCTTTTTGCTACTACATAA